The genomic region AGTTGAGACAGGATTCCTGGCTTGTCAGGTGACCCGGGGACAGAATCTACATCCCCTTCGTCTTCAtcactttcctcctcctcatcgtccTCGTCGTCCTcgtcgtcctcttcctcctcgttgtcctcttcctcctccttcatgtCCTCTGTTGTCCCAGGAGGCACATCTTGTGAACTTCCCCTGGGACTGTTGACACCTGATTCTTTCTGgtgaacaaatgtattttaactGACTGTTAGCACCCAAACAGCAATTGTCCAGTATCTTAGCAATTGTGGCCAGCTTTGGATATCGCTTCATATTTACACAGCGTGTATGGGACTGCAGTAAGAGTGATAATATGTAAGAGTTTgtgcagtttattttttttgcctttccaaaaccaaaaatacaaCAGCAAAAAAGTGTGAGGAATGCGTTAAATGATGTCTAACTGTTTTATTGTGAGCCGCTAATGTTAGCAAGCCTGGCGAACTAGCACCTTTAGTAGCTAGCTAGCAATTACTTCCAAGGAGATGAATTAGCGTGTCATTAGCTAACTCGGTTAGCTAATGACAAATCCCTGTTCAGCACTAGTGTAGCAACAGTCCTGAATGCTATATCAGAGTTTGGCTAAGGTTACACGGCACTAAGTTAGTAGGATATATGtataacaaatgtatttttaagatttatCTATGTAACATTAGTCAGTGAAAAGCAATACAACTCAACTGgagaaaataaatgtcagtTAGCTGTCTAGATAGCTTAAATAAGTTATCATTAATTGGTAAACTCAACGGTCACTGATGAGAGATGAGAAGCCTGCTTATGTCTACTTTTGCCTGAAGTTGAGGACTCAGAGCTTTAAAACCCCACACATTTTGAGTGGTAAAGcaaaaatgtgttcattcatATTCCTAGCTGGGGACCAACTCCAGTTCTTTGACCAGAGCCTTAGTCAGCGGCAGTGACATGAGTATTAACCCAAACATACATGTCTTAAGTATTAATGGGACACAGGGTCAACATGCAAACTCATGCAACATGCAAAAGATCGAACCCAGgaccttcttgctgtgaggtAACACTACTAATCACAGAGCTAACCACTGAGCCACCTTGAGGTCACCACAATGTTCAAACCTAATCCTTTTTAAAGCTTTGTAGCCTTGTAATGGCACTTCCCTCTCAgtgttaagaaaataaataactcGCTGGGCTCACATAATtagtttaaatcattttttccaCTTGAAACAaatgttgggggaaaaaagcaaagcTATAGAGGGGGAGATAGAAAAAAGACAGAGTGGACaagtatatataaaaaaaaaagaacagggtCAGATGACATGAAAGGCAATGGATGAAAAGAGCGCTGGGTGGAGGGTAATTTTAGGATTTTGTTGCTAATCAAACTAAATCACAtcaccagaaacacacactcttccacatacacacaattgCACTGAAACATGTACACTCTCTGTCTGATCTAATGCTATTATTAACCTTAATCACACTTGTTATCCTACCTGTCTGCACTAATGTTAGCCGGGGGCTGTAATAAAGACAGAGATGCTacgagtgtgtgtttatatatgtggTAGAGAGGAAACCAGAAAGTGTTGTAAGATGGAAACTGAAAGACGAATTGTCAACTCATTCTAAACAATGACGGGATGAAAtgacttgtctttttttatttgacatgtAAGAGTGTGACAAATCAGTTCACCTGTTAAATGTGATGAGTAAAAGATTGAacatgatgaataaaaaaaagaagaaagaatcaCCTTGTCAGCATGTCCTGGTTTCATCATACCCTCTCCCTCTGCATGTGGACTGTTCCTCCTGTTAGAGAACAAttcattttgttaattttttgAAAGCCCATCAGTGATTGACATATACATCTGAAAAGCTGTATACAAGTTAAATATTCAACCAACTTTCCtttttacttaaaaataaagttgctgttttgtttttttgactggTTTTATGGTTATGTAATGATAATCAGAATCAGAGTTTTTCACATGTAGTCCTATTTATGTGGATTCTAATTTGAAACTGAATGCATAAATGTCACATGAAATGTACAAGGCTGCCCTGTTGTAAATGACCACTTGGTTTTTATTGGTAAagaatgaagagagaaagatgatCCAAGTCTTTGCAATGAGGTTTGGTTTCTAAATGTAGCTCTGTTTCATTTATACAATTTATCCAACTTGTATATCAAACcaatcatataaaacaaattatATGAAAAAATTAGTCAGTAAGAGTGTGACCAATTTTTGGTATGGTATTTTCACTTTATAAGAGTGTATAAAACTAGATATGCATGTTCCCAAATATTAAAAATCTTACAGTGTTGAcagcatggatgtattataagagctgggtAGGGCACCGATGCCCAGCCATTATCCCAGTGGTCACTTGCAGTATTGCAGTGAAAAAAATCCCCCTGCGGCCCAAAAAGCACTATCGTAAAAGAAACGTCTGTAAAACTGCTGACAGGACACCTTGAACtgcaaacaaggtcaattatgactctttctatAAGGATTTTTTGACcaatggaggttttatatttgcaaaactTTCCTTGAGTTgagaaaagttatttaaaaaccTGTGACGTCATCACAGTGTAAATTCTATGAGCTGAACTGGGGAAATACTACTGCGCATATTCCGCATAACACAGAGGCAAACCTGGAAGCTAGAAATGATTTGGCTGTATGGGCCAGCTGAGCAATGGGCACCATTTTTGGTCTGGTATCCACCTTTAATAATGTATCCATGGTTTACAGACAAAGGCAGAAGGACCTATAGCAGCATAGCTAAAACatcattgaattgaattgactgaaactatataaaaatacaCCTTACCTTGTTACAAGTGTTAAAGGATATAACAATTTCTATTCTTTTGCCAAAGTCTGAGTCAAATACACCACAAAAAGGGCCACAAGCATCGTGGTCTTctgcttcatttatttacaGAGAACACAGAAAAGGAGGCCTGCCTTAGAGTAGAACATTTTAGGGGAAACTCTCCCAAAGGAACGAGGCCAAGAAGGTAGCGGAAACCTTTCTGACTCAAACAGTAGACCAGGACAGGGTCATAGCTGCTCAGACTCGGGATGAGCACCAGCTGTCATTTCAGGGTTTTACAAGTGAGCGAGCAGGCCTCAGAGGTGACTGAGCAAAGAGTGGTACAagagcagtagtagtatttcaCATTTGGAGAACAAACTTGAAAAGGGTCTTTCCTGATGTGgtaggagaaaaagaagaaggggtCCACATTCTTCCAATCATCAACCTGAACATACAGTTTAGGTTCACCATTGTTAAATTATACgttatgttataaatatatttaaaataacattctTTTACACTTTCTTATCAACCGCACTACAGTCAATGACATTAAAGATGTGTGGAAACAAAGAAAGTGCTGATGAGCAAAAAGTTGTCTATTTTTGTTCGTTCAACGTCCCCACTTGTTCTTTGAAACTCAACTCAAACCCGAGaaacttttctttctgttcccATTTTTCCAGCAggtttaacaaaaaaacaaaccagctGTCTCTCCGGGGCATCATGTagacactaatacacacacagatgaatgcCATCAGTGATTCAGCAGTATGTGGGAAGCTTCTAAGATTAGAAAGGACACCCCTGTCAAGcttgatatatttaaaaaaacatgtacagtaattgtttttttttaatagcatgtttatttttggtttttcagtttttgtgtctgtgtggtacCTTTATTAAGTATGTGTACGTGTGATGGTCAGTGTGGTGAATGTAATGCAATGAGAGCTGCTCAATGAAACTTGTTTTCCTGGAGGCTGGTAATGATGCTCGAGGCCctgctgtttgtttaaatggtttgtgcatctgagtgtgtgttccTCAAGCTGATAAAACAGAGACAATTCTGTTTATATAAGCTAAATACAGGCTAATTGGAGGACAAAaccttgtttgtgtgtgtgtgtgtgtgtgagtgcattttaaataatcatttaagcCCCACTGATCTGACTGTCAGAGTGATTGAGGTGGCGCCCGTTCGCCTCTTGTCTGTTTCATAACGGCAGGAATCACTGaagcgtgtgagtgtgtgtgttcctgtgaaACAAGATGCTGTCAGAATGGACGTCTGTGAGTGAGACCACTTATTTTCACCTCCACAATACGTGCATACAGGTGTGTGCAAACGTGAATGATCCTAGCCTGAACAAGTGATGCTTTTAATAGTAATAAAGAACATAAGGGATGACAGTTTTACAAATCAATTCAACCATCCTTAATTATGTCTGTATAAACATAGTTACTGCTCAttgtttaacaaaaaaaaaaaaaaaagaaagacaacatTCAACCATGATGGTATGAGGTATCTGACACTATTTTTACAAAGGGATTACTTTATAAAGCCAAATGAACAAACTACAAATATCACACTTTGGTCCATCAGATGTGAAACTTGTAGtttgttccttttgttttttaatgtaatctcTTAAAATGTCAATCTTAGTCTCCTGGTGTGTGCTGGTATACCTTTTTGATGATTACCATTGCCATTATGTTTTGATGACACATTTATGGATAGACACcacaaagaaagacacacatagacagaaaGTAGGAgccagtgtgtttttgtattagTACAGGGTGGATGTTTTGGAGCAAATGTGACAGTATTGTCACACTATAGCCCTGAAACTTTAATAAGGTTTTTTGTCTTATCTTAACTTACTTTCGGAACATTTAGTcctgtttccatggaaacaaaTTTGTGTTTACTTACAGTCAAATGTGACAAATGCAGACTAAATGTAGATGAAGGCTGCAGTAATACAGAGAGCACTCACCTGAGTGAGGAAACCCTGTGTTCAGCCTCCATGTCCTTTAATAAATCCTTTATTATGGCGTCCTCTAGTGGTGAGTCTTTACGACGCTTTGGCTGTGGCTCAGAAACACAGGCGacctaaaaaacacaaactatgGTCATGCATATTTTGTACACAAGCTGTGACAAAATATTAAGTGCAATATGATGATATGTTGACCATAGCCACATGAatattgacattttgttttgttttgttaaactGGGGACATTCAGTATCAGAAAAATGACTTATAACAGAAGATCAACTCACTTGACACTTGGAATTCTCCTCCACTTGCTTTCCTGAAACAAGATAAATAAATCTTCATAAGACATCACCATGCCTGAATAGTAGCTTATGTGAAGGGTCCCTTATGGCTGAGCGCTTATAACTGTTCCCACACAACAGGCCTATAGAGCCTACACAGCCCCAAGATCTAAAGTGCTGATCTGTAACCTTCAATAATGTCTTAGTGTTCACACTTTCCTGTGACCACAACTTCATCAGTGTTTCTAAACAAGTACAATGAGTGCAATAATCAACGGGTATTACTGTACGTGCTCTAACTGTATTGTGTTATTGGGTGTGTGCTGATCCTCACCCTTCTCCATGTTCTTCTCCAAGTAGAGGATAAGAACATACGGGTATGCTCTCAGCTTCACCTCACTGTGTTTACACATCGCTGTAGACATTCCCATCCACCGTTTCTTATCTGGTAGCTACAGTTAATAATAAACAGTGCCAACAGTGTACCAATAGTCCTCTACACTTGAATGTAGCTCATCAGTAGCTGTATTATGTGATCAGTATTTGGCAATATAGTGATTCTAAAATACTGTATAGACAAGTTATGTGCATTTGGATGACTTAATGGACAAAGGTGTGATGTGTAAGTACTGGGTATGGTATGAAAAAGGAAGGATAACTGGATGGATAAACTGATGTGAGGTGAAGGATACAAGGGAAGACAGTGAAGTTGGTGCTGGAGAAGGGCTGGAGATTCTCCAGGTTGCCCAGAACAGTTCTGATAATCTCCTGAAAACAGAGAATtagagaaacaaagagacaaacagatcaaataaagagaaaaagggCAACATGAAAAATAAGAGGTTATAATGAATAACTTATTTCAATGCTGACAAGGACAGGATTCATAATTACCTCCAGTTCTTGGTTGAAGCTGTGTCTTTCTATCACTTCCTCTCCACTGttgaaatatgtgaaatgtATTATAAAATGTTCACAACACACTATTATCGTTATTCAGTGGTAGCAGTTCCAGTTTTGGTGGCTTGTTTTAATATAAAGCTGATTATAATCAGTGACAGTAAAGTACCAGCATTGAAAGGCTTTGACGGTTGAGCTCAAAAATAaaacctctgctgctgctgctgagtctCCAGTTTGAAAATTATTTGGTATAATTAAGATAAAAGTGTCTTCTATGGTCACAAGAGCTTTCCAGGACGTGTTAGAACCTTTATTCTAAGACGTTGTCATTGACAAACTCACATCACAATGTGTAATGGCAGCCATTATAGAGAACAGCGTTGAAAGAAAAgagttgaaaaaaagaaaaagatcaaTGTTTCCTCTTGCCTGAAGCCTAGATATATCCCCCACTGCTTTTGCTACTGAAGAGTGTTTTGCAAAGCTTTAAAGGACTGAATCCAGAGGAGAAAGGgggaaagggggaaaggaaggatggcTTGTATTTGTTTGACTTAGTGATTTTGAGATTTCATGCAGTTTTGCTCTGATGAAAATATGTGAAGAATGGCAGAAAAAGGCTTAGTCTTACACCTTTAGCTGCTCGCTTGGTCTCAAAATCTcaaacattgtttttgtctCATAGCTTTTCATGGCTACATTTTATGGAATGTTGTTGGTGTTGCACACAGGTAAAAAGCACAGAGGTGCTTATTCAATTTCTGCTCATGTTCAGTGATACATGCTCAACCAGAGAAGACACCAAAAATAGTAACTAGAGCTACTTTAAACCCCACTACTTCCACTAATAGTGAAAGTAGCTGGGCCGTCCTATggtttctgctcctcttcagaCTCAGCCTTATTTACACTTGACTGTGCTCTCTTGCTCtgactaaaaatataaaaactgagAAGCACAGAGGAGATATTAATCATACAGTGGGCTGTGAAGTAAGATGTAGGTAGTATCTGTCTTGCCTGTAGCTGCTGCCTCCTCTGGTCTTGAACTTGTAGATGTTACTACCTGCTCTGACGAATCGAGTTTCAGGGAAAGGGAATGAGGAGGCCTCTAGTGTCATGGCTGACCGAAAGTAGTCAAGTAAAAAGACACAGAATGAATTGACAActactgtctttctttctctccctctattAATATTACCCTAATGTATGAAGAAAGTGTgaataactaactaactaattaaCTAACTTCAACCTTCCACCAGAACGTTAACAGTTAAAACCGCGGGTGTCAATCAAACGCTTGACTGATAGTGATTTGCAGGATAGAGCAAATTCCCGCCTTCCATTCAGGTTAGCTTCTTTCATTGGCTACATTATCTTCCAATCAGCGGCGTCAGAGCAAAACTGACCAAGCTGTCATAAGGTCAGCTGACCAAATGTAGCAGGaactttcttatatacagtctatgagcaGGACTTTATCCTAATCGTGACATTTTTTCTCAGGGACACtcttcattttgtgtgtgaacaAAAACCCTTTATACGCACCATACTTTAAAAGTATTCAGCTGAAAGGACGCCAAAGGTGAGTTGAAAACAATTGAATATCTTCTATGTTGGCAAACTTCTCTGCTGTTTATTTGCAACTGTGACGTTCAAACATATTATAGTTCAGTATACTGCCATTAAAGTAACATGCTTGTAACAATGGTTGTAATTCAATGTAGCGTGCAGCGTTTCAACACCACACTTCAGACCACAGACAGGGTGCAAAGAAAAGTAAGTGCCTTTCAGTCCAGATGTCGTCCTCCTCTGCgacctcctctgtcctcctaaATACGGGGGTTCAGATGCCCCTCCTGGGTTTGGGGACCTATGAACTGCGTGAATTTGAGGATGTCTCCAGAGCTGTGGATGCTGCCCTGGCTTCTGGTTACCGGGCTTTTGACAGCGCAGCTATTTACCAGAATGAAGTTGAATTGGGCCGAGCCCTGAGGGAGCTGCTGCCAAAACATGGCCTGACCAGAGAGGATGTATTCATAACCAGGTATGTTTGATAAGTAAATGCTTTTCAAATAGGTCGTGAGTATAAAAGTTATAGTCTTAAGGTATTATGGAACATAAAACAGAGCTTTTGCTCCAGCACTTTTACACACAAGATAAACATATTGCTGCAATATTTATATTGTGACATGAAGCTAAAAATACTAGTTTGCTGTATTGTAATAGCCTTAAAAAGTTTTCTTTATCAAACTGTTATCGCTGCATAAATGAGCAAGACCTGTTTGGATGTCATACCATAATCACAAGACCACTTGGAAGAACTGAAACTCACTTTTTCCTCCTAAATGCTCAGCATGAATGCTTgatctgtccttctctctcttcctccctacAGTAAACTGAGCCCAAATGATCAGGGTGATAAGGCCATGCAGGGAGCTTTAAGCAGTCTGTCTCAGCTGGACTTGGATTACATTGACCTCTACCTGATCCACGAGCCTGGCACAGAGGGACTGGAGGTGACTGACCAACGCAACCCAGGTCAGGAGTCTCATGTTCCAACTCCTTGATATAGTTGTACATGAATAACACTGGTAGTGAGGTCCTAATTAATATTTGATCCCAGTCAACAGAGCCCAGAGCTGGGTCACACTGGAGGAGCTGCATGCACAGGGAAAGCTGAAGGCCATCGGAGTGTCCAACTACACACCGGCACACATGAGGGAGCTGATGCAGAGCTGCAAGGTCCCTCCTGCAGTGCTACAGGTATAACACACCAGAGTCAAAGTAGGATAGAGAACATGTGAAATACAAAATTGTACACTAACACAAAAGCATAATGTTTTCTTCAGGTGGAGTTCCACCCACAAATGTGCCAGGCAGAgttgaggagtgtgtgtgaggagttTGGAGTGTGTTTCCAAGCTTACTCGTCTTTAGGGATAGGAAACCTGCTCACTCACCCTGTGATCATGGAGGTGGCAAAGAACTGTGAACGTACACCtgcacaggtaaacacacacacacacacccacacacctaGAACAATTTGATTTATGTCTTCTTGTGGTCCACAAACCAAACACAGTTTAAGTCTTTTGTTCCCCTCCAGGTCTTGTTGCGTTGGGCGGTGCAGCAGGGTGTCTCGGTGATCCCTAAGTCCTCACATCCAGACAGAATAAAAGACAACGCCAGGCTCTTTGACTTTACACTGAGCGACGCAGACATGAACAGACTGTCAGCTTTGGACTGTGGACACAAGTACTGCATTGATTCCACAGAGTTGGTCCTTTAAACCACAAGTGGGATACTTGTTGACTTCAATGATGCCTTAttacttattttacattttcccTCCCAACTCTTCTTATCTGGTAACTGCAGTTAATAATAAACAGTGCCAACAGTGTACTAATAGTCCAGTACACTTGAATGTAGCTTATCAGTAGCTGTAGTGTGTGATCAGCATTTGGCAATATAGTGATTCTAAGATACTGTATGTCCAGTTAGATCATTTAAGGGACAGGAGACAAAGGTGTTCTGATAATCTCCTGAAAAcagaataagagaaagaaagagacataaAATAAAGACGGAGCAACTTAAGAAATAAGaagtaataatgaataaattcaCTGTGAAAACGCACAATTAATTTCATAAAGAAGATTGGGAGTGCACAACTTATTTGAATACTGCCTAGGAAGGCAACAGGTTCCATAATTACCTTCAGTTATTAGCTGAACCTGTGTCTTTCTATCactttctctccactgttgaaatatgtgaaatgtattataaaatgttcacaacacactattatcattattcagTGGTAGCAGTTCCAGTTTTGGTGGCTTGTTTTAATATAAAGCTGATTATAATCAGTGACAGTAAAGTACCAGCATTGAAAGGCTTTGACGGTTGAGCTCAAAAATAaaacctctgctgctgctgctgagtctCCAGTGTGAAAATGATTTGGTATAGCCTAGTTAAGATAAAAGTGTCTTCTTTAGTCAAAAGAGCTTTCCAGGACGTGTTAGAACCTTTATTCTAAGACGTCATTGAATTAAAGCTGTCAGATCCTGTGAGGTTTGCAATCCTATTTTGTTGCTCAAGGAAAGGTATGGAGTCAAGACACTCACTAGAATATGTAATGGCAGCCAATATAGAGAACAGCGTTGAAAGAAAAgagttgaaaaaaagaaaaagatcaaTGTTTCCTCTTGCCTGAAGCCTAGATATATCCCCCACTGCTTTTGCTACTGAAGAGTGATTTGCAAAGCTTTAAAGGACTGAATCTGGAGGAGAAATGGGAATGGAAGGATGGCTTGTATTTGTTTGACTTAGTGATTTTGAGATTTCATGCAGTTTTGCTCTGATGAAAATATGTGAAGAATGGCAGAAAAAGGCTTAGTCTTACACCTTTAGCTGCTTGCTTGGTCTCAAAATCTcaaacattgtttttgtctCATAGCTTTTCATGGCTACATTTTATGGAATGTTGTTGGTGTTGCACACAGGTAAAAAGCACAGAAGTGCTCATTCAATTTCTGCTCATGTTCAGTGATACATGCTCAAGAAGACACCAAAAATAGTAACTACAGCTACTTTAAACCCCACTACTTCCACTAATAGTGAAAGTAGCTGGGCCGTCCTATggtttctgctcctcttcagaCTCAGCCTTATTTACACTTGACTGTGCTCTCTTGCTCtgactaaaaatataaaaactgagAAGCACAGAGGAGATATTAATCATACAGTGGGCTGTGAAGTAAGATGTAGGTAGTATCTGTCTTGCCTGTAGCTGCTGCCTCCTCTGGTCTTGAACTTGTAGATGTTACTACCTGCTCTGACGAATCGAGTTTCAGGGAAAGGGAATGAGGAGGCCTCTAGTGTCATGGCTGACCGAAAGTagtcaaataaaaagacacagaaTGAATTGACAActactgtctttctttctctctctctattaatATTACCCTAATGTATGAAGAAAGTGTGAATAACTgaataactaactaaataactaacTTCAACCTTCCACCAGGACATCAACAGTTAAAACCGCGGGTGTCAATCAAACGCGGGACTGATAGTGATTTGCAGGATAGAGCAAATTCCCGCCTTCCATTCACGTTAACTTGTCATTGGCTACATTATCTTCCAATCAGCGGCGTCAGAGTAGATGTCGCTATGGTGACGGCGAAAACCGCCCAAACTGTCATATGGCTGTCAGCTGACCACGTGTAGCAGGAATGAGTAGCTGTAAACATCCTGTGCCCCGGTTTTTATAAGAAGCATTTCGCGCGTTTTCTTAGTCGTGACATTTTTTCTCAGGGacacttttcattttgtgtgtgaacaAAAACCCTTTATACGCACCATACTTTAAAAGTATTCAGCTGAAAGGACCCAAAAGGTGAGTTGAAAACAATTGAATATCTTCTATGTTGGCAAACTTCTCTGCTGTTTATTTGCAACTGTGACGTTCAAACATATTATAGTTCAGTATACTGCCATTAAAGTAACATGCTTGTAACAATGGTTGTAATTCAATGTAGCGTGCAGCGTTTCAACGCCACACTTCAGACCACAGACAGGGTGCAAAGAAAAGTAAGTGCCTTTCAGTCCAGATGTCGTCCTCCTCTGCgacctcctctgtcctcctaaATACGGGGGTTCAGATGCCCCTCCTGGGTTTGGGGACCTATAAACTGCGTGAATTTGAGGATGTCTCCAGAGCTGTGGATGCTGCCCTGGCTTCTGGGTACCGGGCTTTTGACAGCGCAGCTGTCTACCAGAATGAAGTTGAATTGGGCCGAGCCCTGAGGGAGCTGCTGCCAAAACATGGCCTGACCAGAGAGGATGTATTCATAACCAGGTATGTTTGATAAGTAAATGCTTTTCAAATAGGACGTGAGTATAAAAGTTATAGTCTTAAGGTATTATGGAACATAAAACAGAGCTTTTGCTCCAGCACTTTTACACACAAGATAAACATATTGATGCAATATTTATATTGTGACATGGAGCTAAAAATACTAGTTTGCTGTATCGTAATAGCCTTAAAAAGTTTTCTTTATCAAACTGTTATCGCTGCATAAATGAGTAAGACCTGTTTGGATGTCATACCATAATCACAAGACCACTTGGAAGAACTGAAACTCACTTTTTCCTCCTAAATGCTCAGCATGAATGCTTgatctgtccttctctctcttcctccctacAGTAAACTGAGCCCAAAAGAGCAGGGTGAGAAGGCCATGCAGGGAGCTTTAAGCAGTCTGTCTCAGCTGGACCTTGGTTACATTGACCTCTACCTGATCCACTGGCCTGGCACAGAGGGACTGGAGGTGACTGACCAACGCAACCCAGGTCAGGAGTTATGATCAATTCAGTTTTTTAACTCTTGTCACtttgcactttaaaataaatgtgtgaattgcattcatactaaaaaaaaatacatttagcaACTTTGAGAGCTGAAGAAAGTTACCTTAATTTAAAATAACTCTGTGCTCTAGTGTATCAAGTCTTATGTTCCAACTCCTTGATATAGTTGTACATGAATAACACTGGTAGTGAGGTCCTAATTAATATTTGATCCCAGTCAACAGAGCCCAGAGCTGGGTCACACTGGAGGAGCTGCATGCACAGGGAAAGCTGAAGGCCATCGGAGTGTCCAACTACACACCGGCACACATGAGGGAGCTGATGCAGAGCTGCAAGGTCCCTCCTGCAGTGCTACAGGTATAACACACCAGAGTCAAAGTAGGATAGAGAACATGTGAAATACAAAATTGTACACTAACACAAAAGCATAATGTTTTCTTCAGGTGGAGTTCCACCCACAAATGTGCCAGGCAGAgttgaggagtgtgtgtgaggagttTGGAGTGTGTTTCCAAGCTTACTCGTCTTTGGGGAAAGGAAACCTGGTCACAGACCCTGTGATCATGGAGGTG from Scomber japonicus isolate fScoJap1 chromosome 22, fScoJap1.pri, whole genome shotgun sequence harbors:
- the LOC128384040 gene encoding glutamic acid-rich protein-like; protein product: MEKGKQVEENSKCQVACVSEPQPKRRKDSPLEDAIIKDLLKDMEAEHRVSSLRRNSPHAEGEGMMKPGHADKKESGVNSPRGSSQDVPPGTTEDMKEEEEDNEEEEDDEDDEDDEEEESDEDEGDVDSVPGSPDKPGILSQLARHMFPFSLFFRDL
- the LOC128383309 gene encoding uncharacterized oxidoreductase YtbE-like, which encodes MSSSSATSSVLLNTGVQMPLLGLGTYELREFEDVSRAVDAALASGYRAFDSAAIYQNEVELGRALRELLPKHGLTREDVFITSKLSPNDQGDKAMQGALSSLSQLDLDYIDLYLIHEPGTEGLEVTDQRNPVNRAQSWVTLEELHAQGKLKAIGVSNYTPAHMRELMQSCKVPPAVLQVEFHPQMCQAELRSVCEEFGVCFQAYSSLGIGNLLTHPVIMEVAKNCERTPAQVLLRWAVQQGVSVIPKSSHPDRIKDNARLFDFTLSDADMNRLSALDCGHKYCIDSTELVL
- the LOC128383310 gene encoding uncharacterized oxidoreductase YtbE-like yields the protein MSSSSATSSVLLNTGVQMPLLGLGTYKLREFEDVSRAVDAALASGYRAFDSAAVYQNEVELGRALRELLPKHGLTREDVFITSKLSPKEQGEKAMQGALSSLSQLDLGYIDLYLIHWPGTEGLEVTDQRNPVNRAQSWVTLEELHAQGKLKAIGVSNYTPAHMRELMQSCKVPPAVLQVEFHPQMCQAELRSVCEEFGVCFQAYSSLGKGNLVTDPVIMEVAKNCERTPAQVLLRWAVQQGVSVIPKSSHPDRIKDNARLFDFTLSDTDMNRLSALDCGHKYCRDSSAVV